In the genome of Armatimonadota bacterium, one region contains:
- a CDS encoding transcriptional repressor, with translation MTAACRDEDRVFREYLGGEGLRLTSERIRILREVFSRHDHFEAEDIVMGLRRRGTRVSRASVYRTLPLLVECGLLRCVHLGEKHGHYEHTYGHEHHDHMICSRCGRTIEFKDDEIERLQDRVCAAHAFAPDGHRLEISGVCAECAGSSSHRGSRALRDGGKAL, from the coding sequence GTGACGGCCGCATGCAGAGATGAGGATCGGGTATTCAGGGAGTACCTCGGCGGTGAGGGGCTCAGGCTCACGTCGGAGCGCATCAGGATACTGCGTGAGGTGTTCAGCCGCCACGACCACTTCGAGGCGGAGGACATCGTAATGGGCCTGCGCCGCAGGGGTACGCGGGTCTCCAGGGCGAGCGTCTACCGCACGCTGCCTCTGCTCGTCGAGTGCGGTCTGTTGAGGTGCGTCCACCTGGGGGAGAAGCACGGGCATTACGAGCACACCTACGGCCACGAGCATCACGACCACATGATATGCTCGCGCTGCGGCCGGACCATAGAGTTCAAGGATGATGAGATAGAGAGACTGCAGGACCGAGTCTGTGCCGCGCACGCTTTTGCTCCGGACGGCCACCGGCTCGAGATCAGCGGCGTATGCGCGGAGTGCGCGGGAAGCTCATCCCACCGCGGGTCCAGAGCGCTTCGAGACGGAGGGAAGGCACTATGA